The proteins below come from a single Streptomyces sp. B3I8 genomic window:
- a CDS encoding TnsA-like heteromeric transposase endonuclease subunit has product MDAVRKRLRRPLLDCVTARFEEAAPVRPFRWSRGERPFSGWYWAATTRQHIGFESWLERDRLVLMDADPGVVGIASQPFRLHWHDGKRERRHSQDYFVRRSDGSAVVIEVRPDDRIEPKDAETFEVTRIENTPGSVATLFAQFVAGYTRLAPGPSGTEPGGRSVVVAARGGRCPSSGTFSTNGSSLSGRPDRMTGCATRMLPSGRSRRTKSTRCCCSLAVTSPSPLNGDDYIELLPERRQAIDSYGIRIKYRTYDDGESGPLRRRHSGVVEKKGLWEIHHDPYDVSRIRVRDRRAETDRWITVTIATGGETRRWWSASCRQKAFRQRQREEAAAPAAPAAPAAPAAPAAPAAPDPSARSTHREMKRNPNRQTATMAPC; this is encoded by the coding sequence GTGGACGCTGTGCGCAAACGGCTGCGGCGCCCGCTGCTGGACTGTGTGACGGCCCGGTTCGAGGAGGCGGCTCCGGTGCGGCCGTTTCGCTGGTCGCGGGGTGAGCGTCCCTTCTCGGGTTGGTACTGGGCGGCGACGACCAGGCAGCACATCGGTTTCGAGTCCTGGCTGGAGCGGGACAGGCTTGTGCTCATGGATGCAGATCCCGGGGTGGTGGGGATCGCCTCGCAGCCGTTCCGGCTGCACTGGCACGACGGCAAAAGGGAGCGTCGGCACTCCCAGGACTACTTCGTACGCCGCTCGGACGGCTCGGCGGTGGTCATCGAAGTCCGCCCGGACGACCGGATCGAGCCGAAGGACGCTGAGACGTTCGAGGTGACGCGGATCGAGAACACACCGGGTTCGGTGGCCACCCTCTTCGCGCAGTTCGTCGCGGGTTACACCCGGCTCGCCCCCGGACCGTCGGGGACGGAGCCTGGAGGACGGTCCGTTGTGGTCGCTGCCCGAGGTGGTCGCTGCCCGAGCTCCGGAACCTTCTCGACGAATGGGTCATCGCTGTCTGGCAGACCAGACCGCATGACGGGTTGCGCGACCCGGATGCTCCCAAGCGGTCGTTCGCGCCGAACGAAAAGTACGCGATGTTGCTGCAGTCTTGCGGTTACGTCCCCGTCCCCGCTGAATGGCGATGACTACATCGAGCTGTTGCCCGAGCGCCGGCAGGCGATCGACAGCTACGGCATCCGGATCAAGTACCGCACCTATGACGACGGTGAGTCGGGTCCTTTGCGCCGCCGGCACTCGGGGGTGGTGGAGAAGAAGGGGCTGTGGGAGATCCACCACGATCCCTACGACGTGTCCCGGATCCGGGTACGCGATCGCCGAGCCGAAACAGACCGGTGGATCACCGTGACCATCGCGACCGGCGGAGAAACACGGCGCTGGTGGTCAGCGAGCTGCCGGCAGAAGGCCTTCCGTCAACGTCAGCGCGAGGAAGCCGCGGCTCCCGCGGCTCCCGCGGCTCCCGCGGCTCCCGCGGCTCCCGCGGCTCCCGCGGCTCCCGACCCGAGCGCACGCTCCACCCACCGAGAAATGAAGAGGAACCCGAATCGGCAAACAGCGACAATGGCACCGTGCTGA
- a CDS encoding UDP-N-acetylglucosamine 1-carboxyvinyltransferase — protein sequence MSDDYLVRIGKLIRDARQHRGWTQSQLAEALGTSQSAVNRIERGNQNISLEMIARIGEALDSEIVSLGYAGPMHLRVVGGRRLSGSIDVKTSKNACVALLCASLLNKGRTVLRRVARIEEVYRLLEVLNSIGVRTRWINDGVDLEIVPPAVLEMAAIDADAARRTRSIIMFLGPLLHRMDHFKLPYAGGCDLGTRTVEPHMIALRRFGLDITATEGLYHAQVDRSVTPGRPIVLTERGDTVTENALLAAARHEGVTVIRNASSNYMVQDLCFFLEALGVQVEGIGTTTLTVHGVPTIDVDVDYSPSEDPVEAMSLLAAAVVTESELTVRRVPIEFLEIELAVLEEMGLDHDRSAEYVADNGRTRLVDLTVRPSKLEAPIDKIHPMPFPGLNIDNVPFFAAIAATAQGKTLIHDWVYDNRAIYLADLNRLGGRLQLLDPHRVLVEGPTRWRAAEMMCPPALRPAVVVLLAMMAAEGTSVLRNVYVINRGYEELAERLNSVGAQIETFRDI from the coding sequence ATGTCAGACGACTACCTCGTACGCATCGGCAAGCTCATCCGTGACGCACGACAGCACCGTGGCTGGACGCAGTCACAGCTGGCCGAGGCGCTCGGTACCAGTCAGAGTGCCGTGAACCGCATCGAACGCGGCAACCAGAACATCAGCCTTGAGATGATCGCGCGCATCGGCGAGGCCCTGGACAGCGAGATCGTGTCCCTGGGCTACGCGGGTCCGATGCATCTGCGGGTGGTCGGCGGACGCCGGCTGTCCGGCTCCATCGACGTCAAGACGAGCAAGAACGCGTGTGTCGCGCTGCTGTGCGCCTCCCTGCTCAACAAGGGGCGCACGGTGCTGCGTCGGGTCGCCCGCATCGAGGAGGTCTACCGCCTCCTGGAGGTGCTGAACTCCATCGGCGTCCGCACCCGCTGGATCAACGACGGCGTGGACCTGGAGATCGTGCCCCCGGCCGTGCTGGAGATGGCCGCCATCGACGCGGACGCGGCCCGCCGGACCCGGTCCATCATCATGTTCCTGGGCCCGCTGCTGCACCGTATGGACCATTTCAAGCTCCCGTACGCCGGCGGCTGCGACCTCGGCACCCGCACCGTCGAACCGCACATGATCGCGCTGCGCCGGTTCGGCCTGGACATCACCGCGACCGAGGGGCTCTACCACGCCCAGGTGGACCGCTCGGTGACGCCCGGCCGGCCGATCGTGCTGACCGAGCGCGGCGACACCGTCACCGAGAACGCGCTGCTGGCGGCCGCCCGCCACGAGGGCGTCACTGTCATCCGCAACGCCTCCTCCAACTACATGGTCCAGGACCTGTGCTTCTTCCTGGAGGCGCTGGGCGTGCAGGTGGAAGGCATCGGCACGACCACGCTCACCGTGCACGGCGTGCCGACCATCGACGTCGACGTCGACTACTCCCCCTCCGAGGACCCGGTGGAGGCGATGAGCCTGCTCGCCGCGGCCGTGGTGACGGAGTCGGAGCTGACGGTGCGGCGGGTGCCGATCGAGTTCCTGGAGATCGAGCTCGCGGTCCTCGAGGAGATGGGCCTGGACCACGACCGCTCGGCGGAGTACGTCGCCGACAACGGCCGTACGCGGCTGGTCGACCTGACCGTGCGCCCCTCCAAGCTGGAGGCGCCGATCGACAAGATCCACCCGATGCCGTTCCCCGGCCTGAACATCGACAACGTGCCGTTCTTCGCGGCCATCGCGGCCACCGCGCAGGGCAAGACCCTGATCCACGACTGGGTCTACGACAACCGCGCCATCTACCTGGCCGACCTCAACCGCCTCGGCGGGCGCCTCCAACTCCTCGACCCGCACCGGGTCCTGGTGGAGGGCCCCACCCGCTGGCGCGCCGCCGAGATGATGTGCCCGCCGGCCCTGCGCCCGGCGGTCGTCGTCCTGCTGGCGATGATGGCGGCCGAGGGCACGTCGGTCCTGCGCAACGTGTACGTCATCAACCGCGGTTACGAGGAACTGGCCGAGCGCCTCAACTCGGTGGGCGCGCAGATCGAGACGTTCCGGGACATCTGA
- a CDS encoding NADPH:quinone reductase — translation MKAIIYRANGGPEVLELVERDLPAPGPGEVRVRVAVSGVNPTDWKSREGANGPKAFPEVTPNLDGGGTIDAVGEGVDAGRVGERVWLYLAAAGRPTGTAAEYTVVPAERTVPLPDGVDFDVAASLGVPALTAHRALTVAEDAPNRLAPGALEGKVVLAAGGAGAVGHAVIQLARWAGATVISTVSGPEKARLATAAGAHHVVNYREGDPAAAIRALAPDGVDIVVEVALGANLDLDLAVLANRGTIATYANDGSKPVALDVRQNMTLNTRFQFLVLYTVGPAALTAGAEDVVAALRDGALPVGEEHGLPLHRFPLARTDDAHRAVADGAVGKVLVDVGE, via the coding sequence CGCGACCTGCCCGCGCCCGGCCCCGGCGAGGTGCGCGTGCGCGTCGCCGTCTCCGGGGTCAACCCGACCGACTGGAAGAGCCGCGAGGGCGCCAACGGCCCCAAGGCGTTCCCCGAAGTCACCCCCAACCTGGACGGCGGCGGCACGATCGACGCCGTGGGCGAGGGAGTGGACGCCGGCCGCGTGGGGGAGCGGGTCTGGCTCTACCTGGCCGCCGCCGGGCGGCCCACCGGTACCGCCGCCGAGTACACCGTCGTACCCGCCGAACGGACCGTCCCGCTGCCGGACGGGGTCGACTTCGACGTCGCCGCCTCGCTGGGCGTGCCCGCGCTGACCGCGCACCGCGCGCTCACCGTCGCCGAGGACGCGCCGAACCGGCTGGCGCCCGGCGCGCTGGAGGGCAAGGTGGTGCTCGCCGCGGGCGGCGCCGGCGCGGTCGGGCACGCGGTGATCCAGCTCGCCCGGTGGGCCGGGGCCACGGTGATCAGCACGGTCAGCGGCCCGGAGAAGGCCCGGCTGGCCACCGCCGCCGGCGCCCACCACGTCGTCAACTACCGCGAGGGCGACCCGGCCGCCGCCATCCGCGCGCTCGCCCCGGACGGCGTCGACATCGTCGTCGAGGTCGCGCTGGGTGCCAACCTGGACCTGGACCTGGCCGTGCTGGCGAACCGCGGCACGATCGCCACGTACGCCAACGACGGCAGCAAGCCGGTCGCACTCGACGTACGCCAGAACATGACTCTCAACACGAGGTTCCAGTTCCTGGTCCTCTACACGGTCGGCCCGGCGGCGCTCACCGCGGGCGCCGAGGACGTCGTGGCCGCACTCCGGGACGGCGCCCTCCCGGTCGGCGAGGAACACGGCCTGCCCCTGCACCGCTTCCCCCTCGCCCGCACCGACGACGCCCACCGCGCGGTGGCGGACGGCGCGGTGGGCAAGGTCCTGGTCGACGTGGGGGAGTGA
- a CDS encoding helix-turn-helix transcriptional regulator: MAYENTDNGTGAGGAEPGVSDSLRTFGAVVQALREHAGLSREEFADLVGFSKHTVASVEQGRRMPDRDFVERGETALGETGALRRAAPHLSRQAGLASWFRQWARLEAQAVTLWTYECRVVPGLLQTERYARAVTESVPPVKDEEQVAKQVAARLERQQLFARRPPIAFSFIVEQALVERGTGGPDVMRELLDHLLGLSLQFNVELQIMPRYQPDHAGFDGPLMLLESPDNKWFSYAEGQRGGMLITDPKEVSIMLQRYARLRSQALTSEDSRSLLKQLRGAL, from the coding sequence GTGGCCTACGAGAACACGGACAACGGGACGGGGGCCGGGGGCGCGGAACCCGGGGTGTCGGACAGTCTGCGGACCTTCGGCGCGGTCGTCCAGGCCCTGCGGGAGCACGCGGGCCTGAGCCGTGAGGAGTTCGCGGACCTGGTCGGCTTCTCCAAGCACACGGTCGCCTCGGTCGAACAGGGCCGCCGGATGCCGGACCGCGACTTCGTGGAGCGCGGGGAGACGGCACTGGGCGAGACGGGGGCGCTGCGGAGGGCCGCTCCGCACCTGTCGCGGCAGGCGGGGTTGGCCAGTTGGTTCCGGCAGTGGGCACGGCTGGAGGCGCAGGCGGTGACCCTGTGGACCTACGAGTGCCGGGTGGTTCCCGGCCTGCTCCAGACCGAACGATACGCGCGAGCCGTCACCGAGAGCGTGCCGCCCGTGAAGGACGAGGAGCAGGTCGCCAAGCAGGTCGCGGCTCGGCTGGAGCGCCAGCAACTGTTCGCGCGCAGGCCCCCCATCGCGTTCAGCTTCATCGTCGAGCAGGCCCTTGTCGAACGCGGTACGGGCGGCCCCGACGTGATGCGGGAGTTGCTCGACCATCTGCTGGGGCTGTCGTTGCAGTTCAACGTCGAGCTGCAGATCATGCCGCGATACCAACCGGATCACGCGGGTTTCGACGGGCCGTTGATGCTCCTGGAGTCTCCGGACAACAAGTGGTTCAGCTACGCGGAGGGACAGCGTGGCGGCATGCTGATCACGGATCCGAAGGAGGTCAGCATCATGCTCCAGCGGTATGCGAGACTGCGTTCACAGGCTCTCACCTCCGAAGACTCCAGGAGCCTGTTGAAGCAACTTCGAGGAGCGCTATGA
- a CDS encoding S26 family signal peptidase, protein MGASDAVAGRVAGGATVTFRPSGSSMVPLIRSRQQVVVAPVDPSKLEVGDFVLARVAGTVYLHLVSSVDPARKRVQISDNRGRVNGWTSHDRVFGICVAVDGATRSGAVDKTLTAASEDSS, encoded by the coding sequence ATGGGTGCATCGGATGCAGTGGCAGGCAGGGTTGCTGGCGGGGCCACCGTGACGTTCCGGCCCAGCGGCTCCTCGATGGTCCCGCTGATACGCAGTCGGCAGCAGGTGGTCGTTGCTCCGGTCGACCCGTCGAAGTTGGAGGTCGGGGACTTTGTCCTCGCCCGTGTCGCCGGGACGGTCTACTTGCACCTGGTGTCGTCTGTGGACCCTGCCAGGAAGCGGGTGCAGATCAGCGACAACCGTGGCCGCGTCAACGGATGGACCAGCCACGATCGTGTTTTCGGTATCTGTGTGGCAGTCGACGGTGCCACCCGGTCAGGAGCTGTGGACAAGACGCTCACGGCCGCCTCCGAGGACTCCTCCTGA
- a CDS encoding ATP-binding protein, whose product MTPPSISTSRQNLVTVRVFTQRFSSTPRGARLARRLALHLLDTWGVPYGSETSDTAALLVAELAANAVTHGRVPGRDFEVTARLLGRTLRIEVSDTRGELRPPAPGAPRPALGPLAETGRGLLLVETLADRWEVLDRVPVGKTVVAELNLRR is encoded by the coding sequence ATGACACCACCGTCCATCTCTACGAGCCGCCAGAACCTCGTCACCGTACGTGTGTTCACTCAGCGGTTCAGCTCCACCCCGCGCGGTGCCCGCCTCGCCCGCCGGCTCGCACTGCACCTACTCGACACCTGGGGCGTGCCGTACGGCAGCGAGACGTCCGACACCGCCGCCCTGCTCGTCGCCGAGCTTGCCGCCAACGCCGTCACGCACGGCCGCGTCCCCGGCCGGGACTTCGAGGTCACCGCCAGGCTGCTCGGCCGGACCCTGCGCATCGAGGTCTCCGACACCCGGGGCGAGCTGCGGCCCCCGGCCCCCGGAGCGCCCCGACCCGCGCTCGGGCCGCTCGCGGAGACCGGCCGGGGGTTGCTCCTGGTGGAGACTCTCGCCGACCGGTGGGAGGTCCTCGACCGCGTCCCCGTCGGCAAGACGGTCGTCGCCGAACTGAACCTGCGGCGCTGA
- a CDS encoding SDR family oxidoreductase, whose amino-acid sequence MTESTIALVTGANKGIGREVAARLASLGTHVLLASRDPHRGAAAAADLGPRVYPVTLDVTDHAGVLSAARWIEERFGRLDILVNNAGISGDLAAQSPGSVELPAVREVFETNVFGVISVTTTMLPLLARSSAARIVNVSSGLGSIARMTDPEDYFTTRPPMAAYVPSKTALNSLTVQYAKELRSRDILVNAADPGPCVTDFTTAFPGLTRTAADGAAVVVRLATLPDDGPTGGFFDEHGPVPW is encoded by the coding sequence ATGACAGAATCCACGATCGCCCTGGTCACCGGTGCCAACAAGGGCATCGGGCGCGAGGTCGCAGCCCGGCTCGCCTCGCTCGGCACGCACGTCCTGCTGGCCTCGCGCGACCCGCACCGCGGTGCGGCAGCCGCAGCCGACCTGGGCCCGCGGGTGTATCCGGTCACCCTGGACGTCACCGACCACGCCGGCGTCCTGTCCGCCGCCCGCTGGATCGAGGAACGCTTCGGCCGGCTGGACATCCTGGTCAACAACGCCGGCATCTCCGGCGACCTCGCCGCCCAGAGCCCTGGCAGTGTCGAACTGCCCGCGGTACGCGAGGTGTTCGAGACCAACGTGTTCGGCGTGATCAGCGTGACCACCACGATGCTGCCGCTGCTCGCCCGCTCCTCCGCAGCCCGGATCGTCAATGTCAGCAGTGGACTGGGCTCCATCGCCCGGATGACCGATCCCGAGGACTACTTCACGACCCGGCCCCCGATGGCCGCGTACGTCCCGTCCAAGACCGCACTCAACTCGCTGACCGTGCAGTACGCCAAGGAACTGCGCAGCCGCGACATCCTGGTCAACGCCGCCGACCCGGGGCCGTGTGTGACCGACTTCACCACCGCGTTCCCCGGCCTCACCCGCACCGCGGCCGACGGCGCGGCCGTGGTCGTCCGGCTCGCCACGCTGCCCGATGACGGACCGACCGGCGGCTTCTTCGACGAGCACGGCCCGGTTCCCTGGTGA
- a CDS encoding DUF397 domain-containing protein, with the protein MSSIDERAWFKSSYSGSDGDACVEVAKGTQAIHVRDSKDRRSPELALSPTAWSDFITYAAHG; encoded by the coding sequence ATGAGCAGCATCGACGAACGGGCCTGGTTCAAGAGCAGCTACAGCGGTTCCGACGGTGACGCCTGCGTCGAGGTGGCGAAGGGCACGCAGGCGATCCACGTCCGGGACTCCAAGGACCGGCGGAGCCCGGAGCTCGCCCTCTCCCCCACCGCCTGGAGCGACTTCATCACCTACGCCGCGCACGGCTGA
- a CDS encoding VOC family protein, which yields MRIRLTSVYVDDQAVAERFYTELLGFVKKHDVPVGETDRWLTVVSPDDPDGTELLLEPARHPAALAYREALVRDGIPLAQFAVADVRAEYTRLSGLGVRFTQEPVDAGPVTVAVLDDTCGNLIQLATEPG from the coding sequence ATGAGGATCCGCCTGACCAGCGTCTACGTGGACGACCAGGCCGTTGCCGAGCGCTTCTACACGGAGCTCCTCGGCTTCGTGAAGAAGCACGACGTCCCCGTGGGGGAGACGGACCGGTGGCTGACCGTCGTCTCCCCCGACGACCCCGACGGCACCGAACTTCTCCTGGAGCCCGCCCGCCACCCGGCCGCCCTGGCCTACCGCGAGGCGCTCGTGCGGGACGGGATCCCGCTCGCCCAGTTCGCCGTCGCCGACGTGCGGGCGGAGTACACGCGCCTGAGCGGCCTCGGCGTCCGCTTCACCCAGGAGCCCGTGGACGCGGGCCCTGTGACCGTGGCGGTCCTCGACGACACGTGCGGCAACCTGATCCAGCTCGCGACGGAGCCGGGGTAG
- a CDS encoding LysR family transcriptional regulator codes for MERLEVRELVYFTAVAEELHFGRAAARLGMAQPPLSRAIQQLERRLGVALLERGGRRIALTEAGAVLLRESRTVLDAASAAARRTVRAGRADPRLVLVIKPGGDGGLLPAILDAYQAEPGALPVELVCSFGEREILLREGRADAALLHRPHPDLTGLDTQDLLTETQLLVVPSSHRLAGRTRVCLNDLAGEPLPRWPGASEGGSHGPEVHDLAQLLHLIALGRMVAVLPSSIRGQLRDDLVAVPVDDAEPTTLVLAWPEHATSPALAAFVRAAAAVAGKATGHGG; via the coding sequence ATGGAAAGACTGGAGGTCCGCGAGCTCGTCTACTTCACCGCTGTCGCCGAGGAACTGCACTTCGGTCGGGCGGCCGCCCGGCTGGGGATGGCCCAACCGCCGCTCTCCCGCGCCATTCAGCAGCTCGAACGACGGCTGGGCGTAGCCCTGTTGGAACGTGGCGGTCGCCGGATCGCACTGACCGAGGCGGGGGCCGTCCTGCTCCGCGAGAGCCGTACGGTGCTCGACGCCGCGTCGGCCGCGGCGCGCCGCACCGTGCGGGCCGGCCGCGCCGACCCGCGTCTGGTCCTGGTCATCAAGCCGGGCGGCGACGGTGGCCTGCTGCCCGCGATCCTCGACGCCTACCAGGCTGAGCCGGGTGCGCTGCCGGTCGAGCTGGTGTGCAGCTTCGGCGAGCGTGAGATCCTCCTGCGGGAGGGCCGTGCCGACGCCGCCCTGCTTCACCGCCCCCACCCCGACCTCACCGGCCTGGACACCCAGGACCTCCTGACCGAGACTCAACTTCTCGTGGTGCCGAGTTCGCATCGCCTCGCGGGCCGTACCCGGGTCTGCCTGAACGACCTCGCCGGGGAGCCCCTGCCGCGCTGGCCCGGGGCATCCGAGGGCGGCTCACACGGGCCCGAGGTCCACGACCTTGCGCAGCTTCTCCACCTCATCGCCTTGGGCCGCATGGTCGCCGTCCTCCCCTCCTCCATCCGCGGCCAGCTCCGCGACGACCTGGTCGCTGTCCCAGTCGATGATGCCGAGCCCACCACGCTCGTCCTCGCCTGGCCCGAGCACGCCACCTCCCCGGCCCTGGCCGCCTTCGTCCGCGCGGCCGCCGCCGTGGCGGGCAAGGCGACGGGCCACGGCGGGTAG
- a CDS encoding DUF4236 domain-containing protein, with protein MPLTFRKSFRILPGVRLNINKRSWSITTGGRNGPRHTHSSTGRRTTSMDLPGPFGWRRTHTARGRRD; from the coding sequence ATGCCACTCACGTTCCGCAAGAGTTTCCGGATCCTGCCGGGGGTCCGTCTCAACATCAACAAGCGGTCCTGGTCGATCACGACCGGTGGCAGGAACGGGCCGCGCCACACACACAGCAGCACCGGCCGTCGTACGACGTCCATGGATCTGCCGGGCCCGTTCGGCTGGCGGCGCACGCACACCGCGCGCGGCCGGCGCGACTGA
- a CDS encoding GNAT family N-acetyltransferase yields MTELGPVAWPPAPIRTERLVLRESESRDRAAFIELFASPEVRTYLGGPRPRDELEREVPALPGRRPGLFVIDLDGAMIGTITLDRRDAERPGHVRPDAGEAELGYMFLPEAWGCGYAVEACAAALGWFADALPGEPVVLCTQTANDRSMRLAAKLGFTEVERFEEWGAEQWFGVWSPVMVSG; encoded by the coding sequence ATGACTGAGTTAGGACCCGTTGCCTGGCCGCCTGCCCCGATAAGGACCGAGCGGCTCGTGCTCCGAGAGTCCGAGTCCCGGGACCGTGCGGCGTTCATCGAGTTGTTCGCCTCGCCGGAGGTGCGCACCTACCTCGGTGGCCCTCGCCCGCGCGACGAGCTCGAACGCGAGGTGCCTGCACTGCCCGGGCGGCGCCCTGGTCTTTTCGTGATCGATCTCGACGGGGCGATGATCGGGACGATCACGCTCGATCGGCGCGACGCGGAGCGTCCGGGGCATGTCCGCCCGGATGCCGGGGAGGCCGAGCTCGGCTATATGTTCCTGCCGGAGGCGTGGGGATGTGGGTATGCCGTCGAGGCGTGCGCGGCGGCGCTCGGTTGGTTCGCTGACGCGCTTCCCGGCGAGCCGGTGGTGCTCTGCACCCAGACCGCCAACGACCGCTCGATGCGCCTCGCGGCGAAGCTGGGGTTCACCGAGGTGGAACGGTTCGAGGAGTGGGGCGCCGAGCAGTGGTTCGGCGTATGGTCCCCGGTCATGGTGTCCGGCTGA